One segment of Dermochelys coriacea isolate rDerCor1 chromosome 5, rDerCor1.pri.v4, whole genome shotgun sequence DNA contains the following:
- the LOC122460325 gene encoding protein huluwa-like: protein MYVGAELYLASHPLLLQVTPKRTFPQRCTSTLRTARTTFPTPVGSVHFEYSSSIWQGDDGTAPLNSANFTASLGPGMDSDFGASAGISLRVVSSDSEEGAGEAGGCSRASYLQQTVLAVAVCRAWMLDRASGMAAWPHHQVVSRLHEALAWRLEDLGFTV from the exons ATGTACGTGGGCGCAG AGCTGTATCTTGcatcccacccactcctgctgcAGGTCACCCCAAAGAGGACGTTCCCCCAGAGATGCACCAGCACCCTGAGAACAGCTCGCACCACCTTCCCCACTCCCGTGGGCTCAGTCCATTTCGAgtacagcagcagcatctggcaGGGGGATGATGGGACGGCCCCGCTGAACTCTGCCAACTTCACTGCTTCCCTGGGGCCGGGCATGGACAGCGACTTCGGAGCCAGTGCCG GGATCTCGCTGCGGGTCGTGTCATCGGACAGTGAGGAGGGTGCTGGCGAAGCGGGGGGCTGCTCCCGGGCCTCTTACCTGCAGCAAACAGTACTGGCTGTAGCCGTGTGTAGAGCATGGATGCTCGACCGAGCCTCTGGGATGGCAGCGTGGCCACACCATCAGGTAGTCAGCCGCCTCCACGAAGCGCTGGCCTGGAGACTAGAGGATCTTGGTTTTACTGTGTAA